A genome region from Triticum aestivum cultivar Chinese Spring chromosome 2B, IWGSC CS RefSeq v2.1, whole genome shotgun sequence includes the following:
- the LOC123044491 gene encoding zinc finger AN1 and C2H2 domain-containing stress-associated protein 16, with protein sequence MGTPEFPDLGRHCSVGDCHQIDFLPFTCDRCDFVFCLQHRSYTSHKCPKANNKDVTVVICPLCAKGVRLNPNEDANITWESHVNIDCDPSNYQRATKKKKCPVPGCREQLTFSNTIMCKDCSKEHCLKHRFGPDHKCPGPRKPEPTFPFANMLRRSQKVEPRANSSGSGSSWWSSSLLNAASSFRSSAEAGMQKLSIATSEAVQKAKDGVTPSSSGGGLVEQCVQCPARFSTVGALIEHAEKSHGNNSQPSRGKVTIDACPKCSKGFQDPVLLVEHVEREHGGTSKA encoded by the exons ATGGGCACGCCGGAGTTCCCTGACCTGGGGCGGCACTGCAGCGTCGGCGACTGCCACCAGATCGATTTCCTCCCCTTCACCTGCGACCGATGCGACTTC GTCTTTTGCCTTCAGCACCGAAGTTATACATCACATAAATGTCCAAAGGCTAATAACAAGGATGTCACTGTTGTCATCTGCCCACTATGTGCTAAAGGAGTTCGTCTGAATCCAAATGAAGATGCAAACATCACCTGGGAGTCTCATGTTAATATCGATTGCGATCCATCAAATTACCAGAGAGCAACAAAGAAAAAGAAATGCCCAGTTCCTGGGTGCAGAGAACAACTGACATTTTCGAACACAATCATGTGCAAAGATTGCAGCAAAGAGCACTGCCTCAAGCACAGATTTGGTCCTGATCACAAGTGCCCGGGCCCAAGAAAACCAGAACCTACCTTCCCCTTTGCCAACATGCTAAGAAGAAGTCAGAAAGTTGAGCCACGCGCGAACAGCAGTGGCAGTGGTTCTTCCTGGTGGAGCTCCAGCCTTTTGAATGCAGCATCAAGTTTCAGATCATCGGCAGAAGCAGGAATGCAGAAACTGAGCATTGCCACCAGCGAAGCTGTCCAGAAGGCTAAGGATGGGGTCACCCCGAGCAGCAGTGGTGGTGGCCTTGTGGAGCAATGTGTTCAGTGTCCAGCAAGGTTTTCCACTGTGGGGGCCCTAATCGAGCACGCCGAGAAATCCCATGGGAACAACTCGCAACCGAGCCGTGGCAAAGTGACGATTGATGCTTGCCCCAAATGTAGCAAGGGATTTCAAGATCCGGTGTTACTAGTGGAGCATGTTGAGAGGGAACATGGAGGAACTTCAAAAGCATAA